Genomic segment of Danio aesculapii chromosome 25, fDanAes4.1, whole genome shotgun sequence:
AGTTGCAAGAAATACCAGAGAGACTATGGGGAAGTCAAGGACTGCAAGATATGAACTTATGATTCAGAGGAAAAAACTATGAGATTTCAATTTATTAATGTGAGAGAAAAGTTGGAAAAAAAGtcataagtatttttatttttatgttttgtatttatttatttagttaggtTTTTTTTCGTacataaagattaattaaataagacGTATTTCCTTGTCCACTGtctgaaattatatttttttgaattttatttgaacaattattatatattttacttacatttaatTAGCTTCCCAAATTAAACCTTGTTTTTAAGAAACACCTCATGAGTTAAAGTGATAGtacaaccaaaaataaacaattccTCACCATTTTCTCAtactcaagtgattccaaacctttatgactttctcaataatatactttgaagaatgttgaaaaaccaGCAgccatatatttattcatttattttctttttggcttagtcccttttttaatctggggtcaccgcagcggaatgaactcccaacttatccagcatatgttttacgcagtggatgccgttccagctgcaacccatcactgggaaacacccatacacactcattaacacatacactacaaacaatttagcttacccgattcaaaataatattaaagaaaaaatgaCATAGAATCTTCCAAAATATTTCACCTCTTTGTGACAAATGTAATTCATCAGATGCGGATCTATctcacagttttatttttttctaagatACAGAATTATTGGAATGGAATTTTTAAGAGCTTTCTGAGATGTTGAAGTTGCAATTACGACCATTTCCAATGCTTTTAATTCTGAGATTCTCTCAACAAATGCATTTGTTGTCAAATACACAACATAAATTGCTCTCATACTGTTTAACTACTGCTGAAAAGCTACTGCTACTGTTTTTGGGGGAAATGGGAATCCCCTACATGTAAACTCTGGCTTGCAGAAATGTATGTTACATTTAGAGTGAATTAGatactatttgaaaagaaaacgCAAACAATTTGACAAAACTTGGCATCCTTTTTTCTGTTACCTTAAAAAAAACCTTGTGGAATAAAGCAtcatttctgtaatgttttaatgtGCTTTGTTATCATGCTCTCTTCTTCAAGCAGGTCTTTGTAAACATTGGCTTATGTGGGtgggtttttatttattgttatgattttcatattgtttttactttttttctatttctttgcTTTGCCTGTGTTTATGtggacaaaatatgtaaaacagagaATCGTTTTCTTTCTGAATCTGTGTGTTCAAAAgcacttatttgacaaaaaaaagaaaatattatagtcagtccaacattcttcaaaatatcttttttttttcaacagaagaaacaaattcATTAAAATTTAGAACTACTTGAGTGTGAATTGTTTCTGCATGACAAGCAATGAATATCCCATAATTCATgggttttctatttatttgatcGCATAATTTGATCGTAACCTACAAAAAATTgctttgtttttctctttgtgTTTTCATCGAATAACAGAAGTGAAATTCTTCAGAAGAGCAGGATTTTTCATTCCAGAAGCAATCGATTCATTCAAAGCATTGAAAAGCGCATTTACACACAATGCAGTTTGAGCAGCGTCTGTCCTGCTTCAGGCCCGGAGCGGGTTTGTTTCATTTGACATGCTTGGCAGGTCAGTGAACAGAGCTCTGTGGCACTCCTCCAGCTCTTACCTCTCCATCAGCTCAAACCTGGAGAAATATCGACAACAACCGTTTGAATTGGCCAATCTGTGATCTTTGGAGGGAATAATGTGTCCCTGTTTGGGCTTGCAGTGCTTGTAGAAATCAATGTAAGCACGGCATGGCCATCAGAACTGAAGTAGATTGTATCTGTCACtggataaaaaaaactgcaaaagatGTTAACTTACAGTTGTGATAAAAACTTAGGATTTACTATATTTGTCAGACTTTTTGATTGTCTAGTTAACTCTAGTTAATAATTAAGATATAAACAtggaattgaaataaataaagtgtgGGTGTAGATATAAAAGCCTACATTAGACCTAAATTAAGAGATGCAGAATGTCATGCAGATTAttagttcattttccttcagcttagtccctttattcatcaggggtcaccacagcagaatgaaccgccaacttatcctgcatatgttttacatagcacatgcccttccagctgcaacccagtactgggaaccattgatacactctcattcactatggccaatttagtttattcagttcacctacaccacatgtgtttgactgtggaggaaaccagagcacccggaggaaacccacaccaacacggggagaacaagcaaactccacacagaaaagccaaatgGCTCACctgggactcaaatcagtgaccatcctgctgtgaggtgacagtgctaaccaccgagccactgtgtcgcccatgcAGAttatcccacatgaaaaaatactatagtaatttagagTTAATACTTAAGTGTTTTTGAGGACAGAAAAGTATACTGTATATTAGTATTTACGATTCTTGAAAATGAATGCATACTCGAGTATTAACTGTTGTAAActtataaactgtaataaatactgcaatgtatttttgtttttaaatacagtGAACTGTGGTTTATTGTAGAAGCCTATAATATATTGATAGTCTAGTAGTACAGTATCCGATATCACTGTAGTTTCCAGTACTTCACTAAAACACTATGTACAGTAGCTACTATTTTTTGTGATGCGCAACAGCCATACAatcaaaataaacaagttaaaagTGAGATTTGTTCCCCAGACTAAATCATACCATGCCGTATTTTCTATCACTAAATGTGCACTGGACGCTTATAATTATGAAATAAGTCCCATCAGAAGCGCTTACAATTCTTTCCCCCCCATTTTATCAACCCTTCATGAAGCATTTCTGTAGTAtctattgtgtttgtttattggaAAGTTAAATGGCGGCATCTGCTGGTCGTATTGAATCTCTTAAGCTTCTCATGGTGGGTTTGTATCATTTTACATAGCATTAGGGAAGAGCGCCACACACTGGCGTCAGGATATAATTTTGTGTAGGTCTACTGAAGTCTtcaaatctttttattattaCACTCTTCTCACAGTTATTTCTTGGAACCAATGTTTTACTTCTATCATTCTCATTCCTTCTGATATAAAGAATATTTAATAGTcaattaaatcttttatttagcCTAAAAGTATTACACAAATTGTCCACTTTTAAAGGAAAAGACAgtgattattacttttatttagtatttttagtattagtattttagattattacatttacacttattgtacttttaaagattattatttcaCAGATCCgtgcagttattattattattaacaacaacaacaacaacatagatgttatacaaaataaatataactgttaaactgttatattatattatattatattatattatattatattatattatattatattatattatattatattatattacattatataattatattatattatattacattacattatattacattatattatattatattgtattatattatattatattatattatattatattatattatattatattatattatattatattatattgtattatattatattatattatattgtattataatgtattatattatattatattatattatattatattatattatattatattatattgtattatattatattatattatattatattatattgtattatattatattgtattatattatattatattatattatattatattacattatattatattatattacattacattatattatattatattgtattatattatattatattatattatattacattgtattatattatattacattatattgcattatattgtattatattatattatattataataaatatatggtGCAAAATTCTATTAATTGTTTTACTATTAGTAGTTTGGattattaatttaagtttttatcaatgcatttatataataataataataataataataataataataataataataataataataataataataataataataataataataataatactcctgCTATACTCATGATAAATATTACATACCATGGAAACAATGTTAACAATAAATTTGATGCAACGGGAAAAGGTTGTATATTAtagtgtaatattattaatagtcaGATGTTATTTAATTAAGTCAAATGTCAGATGAAATATCTTATGTTAAATGATATGTGTTCAAACTAAATTAGTTTACTGAACATCTTGTTTttccggtgttgggttgcagctggaagggcatccgctgcgtaaaacatatgctgataagctggcggttcattggACTCattggaaaataaatgaatgaagtaatgAAGATTTTGTCACCGGAACCACCTCAAAGATCTAAACACGATCAGGGACACGTTTTCCAGACGCACCGCCGCCGAATGCAGCACTTCCGGTTCAACAAACGGGTGAAATAAGTTGTGTTTTCAGCGCACCTCTGTCTTCGGACATGTCTCATGTTTTGAGGACTCTTGGCACAGGAGTTTTGGCCGTTCAGAGATCAGTGTCCGCCGTGCAGCTCCTGAAGGTCGGCGCTCAGCAGAGGAGTCGCTGTGATGCAGTGAAGGACAGCCAGAGTCCGCCGTTTGACGAGGCCCTGCTGGAGGTCCTGGTGTGTCCGCTGTCCAAAAAACCACTCAGGTGTGATTCTTCAACaaactttatattattattaccttcTGTATTAATTCAAACTGATCTTTAAAACATAGTTTAACCTTCTGACAAAtcacataaataatatattaaatatattaatgtttgtATTACGTTATTACTTCTGttcagttaataataataataataataacagcaagcataaaaataaacaatagtaaTGCAATGTAGTTCAAAATTTtatgattaatatttattttatagtgctgtcaaacattaataatatctaaaaagaagtaaacacaaaaaagtctatgtgtgtgtatatatatatgtgtgtatatatatatatgtgtatatatatatatatatatatatatatatatatatatatatatatatatatatatatatatatctatatatatatatatatatctatatataaaatgCTAAGTCTAATaggaattatatataaataattgtgaatttttggttttaattttttattttatacattatttatttatttatatatatatatatatatatatatatatatatatatatatatatatatatatatatatatatatatatatacatacacacacacacacacacacacacacacacacacacacacacacacatttacacacaatagggctgcacaatatatcctttcAGCATATATTCctatcgcaatagtcacatctcagAGATATGCAGGGGTGGAAGGTGGAAACAGTACTTGCCCAAAaacgtagtgcaagtagagtaaaagtatctgttgtaaatattactcaaaatatgaataaaaatatgaatagacATTTAAAAGTAGTCAAGAGTAGTGAGTGTTATGCTGTAAAACATTGATTTGTGCAGGgatgtgaaaacgtaacattctgtagtgcatttagttattgtttggccaatttcagtcatcatacagtaaacatccaccatcttctcatcagtgatgtgcagtctaaacagtctgagtcactgtgtgtaaagatttttgaCATCTTCTTCGACACTTTTATTTCTTCCAAATGATTTGCGTATTTATAAACCATAACTTCAGGTATTCAGTATGtatattacataaaaagtaatttatttttatgtgctATTTGATTGTAGAGGAAtcacaagactgatttttctactttagccaatctccatagaccagaaaaaaacaaagtagtgactgcaggttgaaggaaaatgatggagtaaaagtaccaatactgcactaaaactctactcaagggaaagtaaacgtacacatttttaaaattacagttcCTGAGAAAAAACTCAATTACAGAAATTTCAGTATTTGTaatgttactttacaccattgaAGATATGCAATGtagagtctgaattatagttgaccaggagctacagaattgtattaaatcactgtatttatatggactttatatgatttatgcaaaaaaaaaaaaaaaaaaacatttcttacttagaatttttgtcttgtttctagtccaaatgtctaaatttttaaagcgaaaacaagattcaAATCATGTACCTCACTGGCAGATATTTTCAAAATCTCGTAATTTTCAGttatttcttctgacggtgaaaattaaacaatatttttacttggtctaagaattttttaaatatttgtactagaaataagacaaaacaaagtaacaCAAAGtcattattcagtttctgtacctgaatactgtttgactccccagaaaaccatcaaatagagctattcaaaccttCTTGTGAAAAGATTTgtccaatatcgtgcaaccctaatgtacaatatttatataCAGCGAGTACGCAcatcattttttgtattttatatattttttatttataaatgcacaatatTTATTCACAGCGAGTATGCACacataatttttgtattttatctatttttttaatatatatatatacactatttcTTCATGGCGAGTATGCAAACTCACGTAAATACATACTTGTATTTTGTTTGCATTTAATCGTTAGACAGCACTAACGGTTATTTGCGGTCATTACTAGTGgttattaatt
This window contains:
- the LOC130219792 gene encoding protein preY, mitochondrial-like, whose product is MSHVLRTLGTGVLAVQRSVSAVQLLKVGAQQRSRCDAVKDSQSPPFDEALLEVLVCPLSKKPLRYDGNSNELINEELGIAYPIIDGIPNMIPQDARMIHKTKAPEKPSES